The genomic window CAAATGAAACTGGCATTGAAAATGCCGAGTCTGGGGAGGGTTTTCAAGAAAACCAAAACGGGTGTGTCCGTGTACTTAACTGACAAGGTATTCCGGGTCCTTGAGCTCGGTGCAGACCGGAAACCTATTTTTGAGCCTGTAGAGCTGGTGTTTGAGCATGAAACCGATGAGGAAAAGAGCAAAGTCATAACTAACGTTATAGATAAACACAAGCTCAGGGGCAAGGAAGTTGTGACCTGCTTAACCGCAGATGAGGGAATGCTGAAGTTTCAAAAATTCCCAATCGCCATGGCTAAGAAAGACCTCATGGAAGCTATTGACTGGTACATAAAGTCTGAAACCCAGCAGATCAAGGAAGAGACTATATACGACTATTACTTCCTTGAGAAGGAGCCAGATGATAAATACATCAGGGTAGTCATAACCATAGCCCGAAAGAACTCAGTTGATAAGCTTAAAGAGAACCTGAAAAGGTTTGGACTTACACCCAAGATAATAGACTATGAGATAGTTGACATAATCAATTACGGTTTGATGAATAAGCTCCCGCTTCCCTTCTCCATACTTTACATTGATTACTATGAAGCCGTTTTAACTTACTACTCAAAGGGAGCTATATCTTACAACAAGATAGAGTTTAACTATAAACGCTTCAAGGAGGATATGGATACAACCCTACTTGACACATTCCTGATTGAGGTGAGGAACCTGCTCGTAATAAACGAGATATCAAACGTTTACCTTGCAGGACCGATAATAGCGGATGAGGAAACCCTTGAAAATATCATGATGAACTTACCGGTCCTGGGAATACTTGACCTTGAAAACGTGCCTCCAGCCTTCTTTATACCTTACGTTCTATCGGTAAGAGGATTGGAGGAGTAGGAGATGATAAGGATAAACTTTATAAAGAAGGAGAAGAGGGGGTTCGCTCTCCCCAGCGTTTCCCTTGAACAGCTTAAGAAACTGGATGTAAGGGAACTCGCTAAGGACAAGGCTATACTTGCAATTCCAGCTGTGGGTGTTGCCCTTTTAGCTGGGGAAATATTCTACAGCTTCCAGCTCAAACAGGAGATAGAATCCTTACAGAGAGAGGTTAACAACCTTACAGCCCAAAGGAACGACCTTAAAAAGAAGGCGGATGCAATTCAGGCAAGAAAAAAAGCTCTAACGGCTGAGATAAACACCGTCAAGAACAGGATAAGACAGCTTGAACTGAGCAAAGACCTTATACTCGTCTTAAAAGGCTACTATGAACCTTTTAACAGCTCGCTGGTTTATCTATACAACTTTGTCCCTTCCACGGTGTGGTTTAACAGCCTATCCCAGAATATGGACTTTCAGAGGGTGAACGTTGAGCTCTCCTTTGGTTCCTACGATATTGACTCTATTAAGAATTTCTTCACCATAGTAAAGAAGGAGTTTCCCCAGCTTACGCCGAGTGAGATAAAGAAGCAAGAAAATCCAAACGGGATAATTTATTATGTATCCTCAATAAAATTTGGAAGAAACTTTACAAGTGGGGGAGAATAGATGCCTAGCATTAAAGAACAGTGGGAAGCTACACCTCTATGGCAGAAGGCTGTAGTTTCTGTAGCGCTACCTCTCGTAGCCATAGGGGCTGTTTGGTTTTACGTTATATCCCCGGACATGGAGAAGAAGGACAAGCTCTTGAAGGAGA from Hydrogenivirga caldilitoris includes these protein-coding regions:
- a CDS encoding pilus assembly protein PilM: MKLALKMPSLGRVFKKTKTGVSVYLTDKVFRVLELGADRKPIFEPVELVFEHETDEEKSKVITNVIDKHKLRGKEVVTCLTADEGMLKFQKFPIAMAKKDLMEAIDWYIKSETQQIKEETIYDYYFLEKEPDDKYIRVVITIARKNSVDKLKENLKRFGLTPKIIDYEIVDIINYGLMNKLPLPFSILYIDYYEAVLTYYSKGAISYNKIEFNYKRFKEDMDTTLLDTFLIEVRNLLVINEISNVYLAGPIIADEETLENIMMNLPVLGILDLENVPPAFFIPYVLSVRGLEE